A portion of the Oncorhynchus gorbuscha isolate QuinsamMale2020 ecotype Even-year linkage group LG07, OgorEven_v1.0, whole genome shotgun sequence genome contains these proteins:
- the LOC124039212 gene encoding pyridoxine-5'-phosphate oxidase-like: protein MRRIPSCSTLKKISEIGQYFHPRASLTACCRALFSRSFCTKSTSDSTAMDLSGMRKKYKGDEECFEENQLVSLDPIKQFGDWFDQATKCPEIGEPNAMCIATSTREGRPSARMVLLKGYSDEGFCFFTNYESRKGGELESNPYACLCFYWEPINRQIRIEGNVERIPYQSSCDYFHSRPKSSQIGAIVSRQSTAVPDRNYLRQKNVELEEKYKDTDVPMPDYWGGYIVKPYMIEFWQGQTNRLHDRIVFTRPKHGESVLEEHQHHAEAGWVYQRLSP, encoded by the exons ATGAGGCGCATACCCAGTTGCAGTACATTGAAGAAAATCAGTGAAATTGGTCAATACTTTCATCCCCGTGCCTCTTTGACAGCTTGCTGTCGAGCCTTATTTTCTCGTTCCTTTTGCACGAAATCTACGAGTGATTCTACAGCCATGGATCTCAGTGGCATGCGGAAAAAATACAAAGGAGACGAAGAG TGCTTTGAGGAGAATCAGCTCGTGTCTCTGGACCCCATCAAGCAGTTTGGAGATTGGTTTGATCAAGCCACAAAATGTCCTGAAATTGGAGAGCCCAATGCAATGTGCATCGCCACATCCACTAG AGAAGGACGTCCATCTGCTCGTATGGTCTTGTTAAAAGGCTACAGCGATGAAGGCTTCTGCTTCTTTACCAACTACGAGAGCCGGAAAGGTGGAGAGCTG GAGAGCAACCCTTACGCatgtctgtgtttttactggGAGCCCATCAACAGGCAG atcCGTATCGAGGGCAATGTGGAGAGAATCCCCTACCAGAGCTCCTGTGACTACTTCCACTCCCGGCCCAAGAGTAGCCAGATCGGGGCCATTGTGAGCAGACAAAGCACTGCCGTCCCTGACAGAAAT TACCTGAGACAGAAAAATGTGGAGCTGGAGGAAAAGTACAAGGACACAGATGTCCCAATGCCTGACTATTG GGGAGGCTATATCGTCAAGCCTTACATGATAGAGTTCTGGCAGGGTCAGACCAACAGGCTACATGACCGTATTGTTTTCACACGGCCGAAACATGGAGAGAGTGTTCTAGAAGAGCATCAACATCATGCTGAGGCGGGCTGGGTGTACCAGAGGCTATCCCCTTGA